The following are from one region of the Ptychodera flava strain L36383 chromosome 15, AS_Pfla_20210202, whole genome shotgun sequence genome:
- the LOC139151805 gene encoding amiloride-sensitive sodium channel subunit alpha-like produces MVSPWRDRPGIHFEVFYSVVCIPAVNWRSSATVPPQTMDEYRYGNGVTGMNTFTEDIRDSGPAKADASGYQEVKLKELGSELLENTTCHGVPRIQSARNAYRRIFWSMVFLAALSLFTWQVTTLLQNYYKREVDVSLQIKFESAIDFPAVTICNLNPVKLSNVMKNEQMLNILGWEGMLPGMPNTMPSGNTPGQTGSTTASPPTTDGDDFDYMNWDTMDIDYEARDSGFHTILLIYDYIASLNYSEKLSLGHQLSDLLIECTWQGYPCGPNNFTTFFNPVYGNCYTFNSGRDGVRLQTSRPGPFYGLSLKLYVEQSEYVRSVTESAGVRVLVHPQSIMPFPEDNGFSISPGRESSVGLRKVSIERQGSPYGDCKDSHTLNNIFSEVFGTDYSQQACEKSCYNDHVVDQCNCVDHRFNYNNKYNICWVNDHTQFKCLMSVENAYTTNTLTPSCATECTERCSETTFRTTVTTALWPNQMYESTIIDKVMTISKDLRSRVASSPEFAENNLCKLNIYYQEFNYESISESPKYEIEDFLSDMGGQMGLWIGMSFCTIFEFVEFCFDVIRWIRGKLSARARIHNNPSHA; encoded by the exons ATGGTATCGCCATGGCGTGACCGGCCTGGCATTCACTTCGAAG TATTTTATAGCGTGGTCTGTATACCCGCGGTCAATTGGAGATCTTCAGCCACGGTCCCACCACAAACCATGGATGAGTACAGGTATGGGAATGGCGTGACCGGAATGAACACTTTCACCGAGGATATCCGCGACAGCGGGCCAGCGAAGGCCGACGCCAGCGGGTACCAAGAGGTGAAACTGAAGGAGTTGGGGTCGGAGTTACTGGAGAACACAACATGTCACGGGGTACCGCGAATCCAATCGGCTAGAAACGCTTACCGCCGGATTTTCTGGTCCATGGTGTTTCTGGCCGCATTATCACTGTTCACGTGGCAGGTAACGACGCTCTTACAGAACTACTACAAACGCGAGGTGGACGTTAGCCTGCAGATAAAATTCGAGAGTGCGATCGATTTCCCGGCGGTGACGATCTGTAACTTAAATCCGGTGAAGCTGTCGAATGTTATGAAAAACGAACAAATGCTGAATATTCTTGGCTGGGAAGGGATGCTGCCCGGGATGCCAAATACGATGCCATCAGGAAACACACCTGGACAGACGGGGAGCACCACGGCAAGCCCTCCTACAACAGAC GGTGATGATTTTGACTATATGAACTGGGACACGATGGATATCGACTACGAAGCCCGGGACTCGGGCTTCCACACCATTCTGCTGATTTACGATTACATAGCCTCGCTCAACTATTCAGAAAAACTTTCCCTTGGACACCAACTCAGTGATCTGCTCATCGAGTGCACCTGGCAAGGTTATCCATGCGGGCCGAA TAACTTTACGACATTTTTCAATCCAGTTTATGGCAACTGCTACACGTTCAACTCGGGGAGGGATGGAGTTCGTCTGCAGACGAGTAGACCGGGTCCCTTTTACG GCTTGTCTCTGAAGCTCTATGTGGAGCAGAGCGAGTACGTGCGGAGCGTCACTGAATCGGCCGGTGTGCGTGTTCTCGTACACCCGCAGAGCATCATGCCATTCCCGGAGGACAACGGTTTTAGCATCAGCCCAGGTCGAGAAAGCAGTGTTGGTCTGAGAAAG GTGTCAATAGAAAGGCAAGGATCTCCTTACGGTGATTGCAAAGATAGCCACACTCTCAATAATATATTCAGCGAAGTCTTCGGAACTGACTATAGTCAACAG GCTTGCGAAAAAAGCTGTTATAATGATCACGTGGTCGATCAATGTAATTGCGTAGATCACAGGTTCAATTATAACAATAAGTACAATATTTGCTGGGTCAATGACCACACGCAGT TTAAGTGCTTGATGTCTGTAGAGAACGCCTACACCACGAACACATTGACACCATCCTGTGCTACCGAGTGTACCGAGAGATGTTC AGAAACCACGTTTCGGACCACGGTTACGACGGCGCTGTGGCCAAACCAGATGTATGAG TCCACAATTATTGATAAAGTGATGACAATAAGCAAAGATCTGAGGTCAAGGGTCGCCTCGTCGCCGGAATTTGCAGA AAACAACCTGTGTAAGCTGAACATTTACTATCAAGAATTTAATTACGAATCAATCAGCGAATCCCCAAAGTACGAG ATCGAAGATTTTCTGAGTGACATGGGAGGACAGATGGGACTCTGGATCGGCATGTCCTTCTGCACTATTTTTGAATTCGTGGAATTTTGCTTTGACGTCATCAGGTGGATTAGGGGCAAGCTGTCGGCTAGAGCCAGGATCCACAACAACCCCTCTCACGCTTGA